The Amblyomma americanum isolate KBUSLIRL-KWMA chromosome 3, ASM5285725v1, whole genome shotgun sequence genome window below encodes:
- the LOC144125327 gene encoding carcinine transporter-like: MDFNSALSGAGDFGTYQKLLVLLLVVPSGALCALVYFTQYFIILLPEDYSCHLEELPSALLNSSNLTTDLWRSLALPPDEERKGALSQCRMYDVNLTLLIEAGTLEPNASWDTVACQNGYDYKYGNLYPTIATELDMVCDRSHLSYYVQTFFFAGTSIGSVFFGFIADRYGRKPSIVISYALAWLAGLVSSFVTSLVGFTILRFLVGMCIIPLSEDPYVLSLEYIGPRWRTLPIVLWALSYIIFSMLCPWLAYGIHSWTYLSVCTSMPLLLIVLFMRFIPESASWLLTRGRNEDAVKYLRKVAFFNKRDIPENLELKTERGAKEDAKRVTFLDLFRTPRIRKHSLLMLCAWFVTYCCYHTNVYNTSFLGTDVYLSYTLSSLVELPGMLLVLFGLDTLGRRWPMIIVTGFAGIVGIVSILFRNGSHVSVLVLSLLMRVCLTAEYDTIMQYSAEVYPTVLRGRGLAFLRFAGTLSLYVSPSIVYLSRLDPTYPMLITGVMSLVLSILSLFLPETKGKHMPQTLQDGELFGAGQRVWDFPCLGEKGEPTRCDSPSIPPAASC, from the exons ATGGATTTCAACAGTGCCTTGTCAGGGGCAGGTGACTTTGGCACTTACCagaagctgctggtgctgctgcttgtggtTCCTTCAGGTGCCCTCTGTGCACTGGTCTACTTCACCCAGTACTTCATTATCCTCCTTCCTGAAGACTATTCGTGCCATCTTGAAGAGCTGCCTTCAGCTCTCCTAAATTCCTCCAATCTCACCACTGACCTGTGGAGGTCTCTGGCTTTGCCTCCTGATGAGGAACGCAAAGGTGCACTGAGCCAGTGCCGCATGTATGATGTCAACCTGACATTGCTCATTGAGGCCGGCACTTTGGAGCCAAATGCCTCGTGGGATACCGTGGCCTGCCAAAATGGCTATGACTATAAGTATGGCAACCTCTACCCAACCATTGCAACAGAG CTGGACATGGTGTGTGATCGAAGCCACCTTTCGTACTATGTGCAAACATTTTTCTTTGCTGGGACCAGTATAGGCTCTGTGTTCTTTGGCTTCATTGCAGACAG GTATGGTAGAAAGCCATCCATTGTGATCAGCTATGCCTTGGCATGGCTGGCAGGCTTAGTGTCTTCATTTGTGACAAGCCTGGTCGGCTTCACCATTCTACGATTCCTTGTGGGCATGTGCATCATTCCACTTTCGGAAGATCCCTATGTGCTTA GTCTCGAGTACATTGGACCCCGTTGGAGAACACTGCCCATTGTACTGTGGGCTCTGTCATATATCATCTTCTCCATGCTGTGCCCCTGGTTGGCCTATGGCATCCACAGCTGGACCTACCTCTCTGTCTGTACGAGCATGCCTTTGCTACTGATCGTCCTTTTCATGAG GTTCATACCAGAATCTGCTAGCTGGTTACTAACACGAGGTCGGAATGAAGATGCGGTCAAGTATCTGCGCAAAGTGGCCTTCTTCAACAAGCGGGATATTCCCGAAAATCTGGAGCTGAAAACAGAAAGG GGTGCCAAGGAAGATGCCAAGAGAGTGACATTTCTGGACTTGTTTCGAACCCCGAGAATTCGCAAGCATTCGTTGCTAATGCTGTGTGCATG GTTTGTGACATACTGCTGCTACCACACCAACGTGTACAACACATCATTCCTGGGGACAGATGTGTACCTTTCCTACACATTGAGCTCCTTGGTGGAGTTGCCTGGAATGCTGCTGGTGCTGTTCGGCTTGGACACACTTGGCCGCCGCTGGCCCATGATCATTGTCACGGGCTTTGCTGGCATTGTTGGCATCGTGTCCATCTTATTCCGCAATG GTTCCCATGTCTCCGTGCTGGTGCTGAGTCTTCTGATGCGGGTGTGTCTGACGGCTGAGTATGACACCATCATGCAGTACTCGGCCGAGGTTTATCCTACTGTTCTCAGGGGTCGAGGCCTGGCATTCTTACGCTTTGCGGGCACCCTCAGTCTCTACGTCAGCCCATCTATTGTCTACCTG TCTCGCCTGGACCCAACATACCCAATGCTTATCACGGGTGTTATGTCTCTAGTGCTGAGTATTCTCTCCCTCTTCCTGCCCGAGACCAAAGGCAAGCATATGCCACAGACATTGCAGGATGGAGAACTGTTTGGAGCAGGCCAGCGTGTCTGGGATTTCCCTTGTCTTGGGGAAAAAGG CGAGCCAACAAGGTGCGATTCGCCCAGCATTCCCCCTGCTGCAAGCTGCTGA